The Rattus rattus isolate New Zealand chromosome X, Rrattus_CSIRO_v1, whole genome shotgun sequence genome has a window encoding:
- the Pgk1 gene encoding phosphoglycerate kinase 1 gives MSLSNKLTLDKLDVKGKRVVMRVDFNVPMKNNQITNNQRIKAAVPSIKFCLDNGAKSVVLMSHLGRPDGVPMPDKYSLEPVAAELKSLLGKDVLFLKDCVGSEVENACANPAAGTVILLENLRFHVEEEGKGKDASGNKVKAEPAKIDAFRASLSKLGDVYVNDAFGTAHRAHSSMVGVNLPQKAGGFLMKKELNYFAKALESPERPFLAILGGAKVADKIQLINNMLDKVNEMIIGGGMAFTFLKVLNNMEIGTSLYDEEGAKIVKDLMAKAEKNGVKITLPVDFVTADKFDENAKTGQATVASGIPAGWMGLDCGTESSKKYAEAVARAKQIVWNGPVGVFEWEAFARGTKSLMDEVVKATSRGCITIIGGGDTATCCAKWNTEDKVSHVSTGGGASLELLEGKVLPGVDALSNV, from the exons ATGTCGCTTTCTAACAAGCTGACTTTGGACAAGCTGGACGTGAAGGGGAAGCGGGTCGTGATGAG ggTGGACTTCAATGTTCCTATGAAGAACAACCAGATAACGAATAACCAAAG GATCAAGGCTGCTGTCCCAAGCATCAAATTCTGCTTGGACAATGGAGCCAAGTCGGTTGTGCTTATGAGCCACCTGGGCCGTCCTGATGGTGTGCCCATGCCCGACAAGTACTCCTTAGAGCCAGTTGCTGCAGAACTCAAATCTCTGCTGGGCAA ggatGTTCTGTTCTTGAAGGATTGTGTGGGCTCAGAAGTAGAGAATGCCTGTGCCAACCCAGCGGCTGGGACTGTCATCCTCCTGGAGAACCTCCGCTTTCAtgtagaggaagaagggaagggaaaagatgcTTCTGGGAACAAG GTTAAAGCTGAGCCAGCTAAAATTGATGCTTTCCGAGCCTCCCTGTCCAAACTTGGAGATGTCTATGTCAATGATGCTTTTGGGACTGCACACAGAGCCCACAG TTCCATGGTGGGTGTGAATCTGCCACAGAAGGCTGGTGGATTTTTGATGAAGAAGGAGCTGAACTACTTTGCCAAGGCTTTGGAGAGTCCAGAGCGACCCTTCCTGGCTATCTTGGGAGG aGCTAAAGTTGCAGACAAGATCCAGCTGATCAATAATATGCTAGACAAAGTCAATGAGATGATCATCGGTGGGGGAATGGCTTTTACCTTCCTTAAGGTGCTCAACAACATGGAG ATTGGCACATCTCTGTATGATGAAGAAGGAGCCAAGATTGTCAAAGATCTCATGGCCAAAGCTGAGAAAAATGGTGTGAAGATTACCTTGCCTGTTGACTTTGTCACTGCTGACAAATTTGATGAGAACGCCAAGACTGGCCAAGCTACTGTGGCCTCTGGTATACCTGCTGGCTGGATG GGCTTGGACTGTGGTACTGAGAGCAGTAAGAAGTATGCTGAAGCTGTGGCTCGAGCTAAGCAGATTGTCTGGAATGGTCCTGTTGGGGTATTCGAATGGGAAGCCTTTGCCAGGGGAACCAAGTCCCTCATGGATGAGGTGGTGAAAGCCACTTCTAGGGGCTGCATCACTATCATAG GAGGCGGAGACACTGCCACTTGCTGTGCCAAATGGAACACAGAGGATAAAGTCAGCCATGTGAGCACTGGGGGCGGTGCCAGTCTAGAGCTCCTGGAAG GTAAAGTCCTTCCTGGGGTGGATGCTCTCAGCAATGTTTAG
- the Taf9b gene encoding transcription initiation factor TFIID subunit 9B, with protein MEPSKMAPLKNAPRDALVMAQILKDMGITDYEPRVINQMLEFAFRYVTTILDDAKIYSSHAKKPTVDADDVRLAIQCRADQSFTSPPPRDFLLDIARQKNQTPLPLIKPYAGPRLPPDRYCLTAPNYRLKSLVKKGPNQGRLVPRLSVGAVSSRPTTPTVAPPQAVSVPNKVATPVSVTSQRFAVQIPTSQSTSAKSAPASTSVQNVLINPSMIGSKNILITTNMVSSQSTATDSNPLKRKHDDDDDDDDDDDDNDTM; from the exons ATGGAGCCCAGCAAGATGGCGCCTCTCAAGAACGCTCCGAGGGATGCCTTG GTGATGGCACAGATCCTGAAGGATATGGGAATCACAGATTATGAGCCAAGGGTTATAAATCAAATGTTGGAATTTGCCTTCC GATATGTGACTACAATTCTGGACGATGCAAAAATTTATTCAAGTCATGCTAAGAAACCTACTGTGGATGCAGATGATGTGAGACTGGCCATCCAGTGTCGGGCTGACCAGTCCTTTACCTCTCCTCCTCCAAGAGAT tttttacTGGATATTGCAAGGCAGAAGAATCAAACCCCTCTGCCGCTGATTAAACCATATGCAGGACCTAGATTGCCACCTGATAGATACTGCTTAACAGCTCCAAACTATAGGCTGAAGTCTTTAGTTAAAAAG GGACCTAACCAAGGAAGACTAGTTCCTAGATTAAGTGTTGGTGCGGTCAGTAGCAGACCTACTACTCCTACTGTAG CACCCCCACAAGCAGTATCTGTCCCAAACAAGGTTGCAACTCCAGTGTCCGTGACAAGCCAAAGATTTGCCGTGCAGATTCCAACTTCTCAGTCCACGTCTGCCAAATCAG CTCCTGCATCGACTTCAGTCCAAAATGTTCTGATTAATCCTTCAATGATTGGGTCCAAAAATATTCTCATTACCACCAACATGGTTTCCTCACAGAGCACAGCCACCGACTCAAACCCACTGAAGAGgaaacatgatgatgatgatgatgacgacgacgatgatgatgacaatgacactATGTAA